The Candidatus Binataceae bacterium genome has a window encoding:
- a CDS encoding NTP transferase domain-containing protein, with protein sequence MKLQGAIIAAGRGERLRASGADLPKPLVELGGDTMLARQARALLDAGASSVLAIVNSETARIADELKLPVPPSVKVVVRDTANSMETMLTLGEFIEPGWFIAATVDAIVPQAEMSRFVREAQRKIASCGDQRIAGALAVTQWRGDRKPLFANVNQGGLITHLGSEQNLFVTAGLYFLHTRIFDLAGDARRAGLDALRRFLALLIDNQMNLHAIEIEGAIDVDELNDLDAARRAIRSIQ encoded by the coding sequence ATGAAGTTGCAGGGAGCGATCATAGCCGCAGGACGTGGCGAACGACTTCGCGCGTCGGGCGCCGATTTACCCAAGCCGCTGGTCGAGCTTGGCGGGGACACGATGCTCGCGCGGCAGGCGCGCGCGCTGCTCGACGCCGGCGCCTCGTCGGTGCTGGCGATCGTCAATTCGGAAACAGCGCGAATCGCCGATGAGCTGAAACTGCCGGTGCCGCCAAGCGTCAAAGTCGTCGTGCGCGATACCGCCAATTCGATGGAGACGATGCTCACGCTCGGCGAATTTATCGAGCCGGGATGGTTCATCGCAGCGACCGTCGATGCGATCGTGCCGCAAGCGGAAATGTCGCGCTTCGTGCGCGAGGCGCAACGGAAAATTGCGTCGTGCGGCGACCAACGTATCGCAGGCGCGCTCGCTGTCACGCAATGGCGTGGCGATCGCAAACCCCTGTTCGCAAATGTCAATCAAGGAGGCTTGATCACCCACCTCGGCAGCGAGCAAAATCTTTTCGTTACGGCGGGGCTGTACTTCCTGCACACTCGGATATTCGATTTGGCGGGCGACGCGCGGCGCGCCGGCCTCGATGCACTCCGTCGATTTCTGGCTTTGCTGATCGACAATCAGATGAATCTCCACGCGATCGAAATTGAGGGCGCGATCGACGTGGACGAGCTGAACGATCTCGACGCCGCACGCCGCGCAATACGGAGCATTCAATGA
- a CDS encoding HAD family hydrolase, protein MVKGLLFDFGGTLDGPTHWLDRFLAQYRAAGIEIERAELDPAFDHATKTGYGATKIVSRFGLTDLIRFLVGHQMEFLRANGPERIRTMIEGADGKGRHRMVEQVTSSFVTETKAGMADSRRALDSLGNKFAMGVVSNFYGNLETILEDGAIRNYFSAIADSSRVKIFKPEPGIFQAALKSLRLSPADAAMIGDSLDKDCKPAHQLGMRTVWYQPHPNGIADRDAIADFTIASLEGLNRIAW, encoded by the coding sequence GATTCCTCGCACAGTATCGCGCGGCGGGAATAGAAATCGAACGCGCAGAGCTCGATCCGGCCTTCGATCACGCGACTAAAACCGGCTACGGCGCGACCAAGATCGTATCGCGCTTTGGCCTGACGGACCTGATTCGTTTTCTCGTCGGACATCAGATGGAGTTTCTGCGCGCGAACGGTCCCGAGCGGATTCGAACGATGATCGAGGGCGCTGACGGCAAAGGCCGGCATCGGATGGTCGAGCAGGTGACTTCATCGTTCGTGACCGAAACGAAAGCCGGAATGGCTGACAGCAGGCGCGCACTCGACAGCCTCGGGAACAAATTTGCGATGGGCGTTGTTTCAAATTTCTACGGTAACCTCGAAACGATCCTCGAGGATGGGGCAATCAGGAACTATTTTTCAGCGATCGCGGATTCGAGCCGCGTAAAGATCTTCAAGCCTGAGCCGGGAATTTTTCAGGCGGCTCTGAAGTCTCTCAGGTTATCGCCCGCTGATGCGGCGATGATCGGCGATTCGCTCGACAAGGATTGCAAACCGGCGCACCAGCTTGGGATGCGAACGGTGTGGTATCAGCCGCATCCCAATGGAATTGCCGATCGCGACGCTATCGCGGATTTCACGATCGCATCGCTCGAGGGTTTGAATCGGATCGCATGGTGA